The following are encoded in a window of Polyodon spathula isolate WHYD16114869_AA chromosome 48, ASM1765450v1, whole genome shotgun sequence genomic DNA:
- the LOC121306527 gene encoding E3 ubiquitin-protein ligase RNF167-like, with amino-acid sequence MLGRTPLSLAPLLLLLPPLLGQLPLAGAFIYAVSNSNTTVMFDDLPALFGNQLPKDGLKGFLINARPANACSPIEGPPASNNASKFIVLIRRYDCNFDIKVLHAQQAGYSAALVHNVDSNSLLNMGYSNEETVRQIEIPSLFIGATASESLLEFYMYDKGGHLLLLPDLPFPLGFYLIPFTGIVGIVILVMFTIMIVRCVQYRKRIQRNRLTKSQLKKIPVHKYKKGNEYDVCAICLDEYEEGDKLRILPCSHAYHCKCVDPWLTQTKKTCPVCKQRVIRTAEDSESDSGSEGGESERTPLLGPPSPASTSQAQGQAFGSMGESASLAAPVESYYTFENEEQDSESEGSLSEAPLLSAEQPTVQAHSAATGPVRV; translated from the exons ATGCTTGGGAGGACGCCCCTGTCGCTGGCTCCCCTTCTCTTGTTGCTGCCCCCTCTGCTGGGGCAGCTGCCCTTGGCAGGAGCCTTCATCTACGCA GTGTCGAACAGCAACACTACTGTGATGTTTGATGACCTGCCTGCCCTTTTTGGTAACCAGCTGCCTAAAGATGGATTAAAG GGTTTTCTGATCAATGCCCGTCCTGCCAACGCCTGCTCCCCTATCGAGGGCCCCCCTGCCAGCAACAACGCCAGCAAGTTCATCGTCCTGATCCGAAGATATGACTGCAACTTTGACATCAAG GTCCTGCACGCTCAGCAGGCTGGATACAGCGCTGCCCTCGTTCACAACGTCGATTCCAACAGTCTGCTCAACATGGGCTACAGCAACG AGGAGACTGTGCGTCAGATCGAGATCCCCTCCCTCTTCATAGGAGCCACAGCATCGGAGTCCTTGCTTGAGTTTTACATGTACGATAAGGG CGGTCACCTGCTGCTGCTCCCGGACTTGCCCTTCCCGCTGGGATTCTACCTCATTCCCTTTACCGGAATCGTTGGAATAGTCATCCTAGTCATGTTCACTATCATG ATCGTGCGCTGCGTGCAGTACCGGAAAAGAATCCAGAGAAACAGACTGACCAAGAGCCAGCTGAAGAAAATCCCTGTCCACAAGTACAAGAAAG GTAATGAGTATGATGTGTGCGCGATCTGTCTGGATGAGTATGAGGAAGGGGACAAGCTGAGAATCTTGCCCTGCTCCCACG cctaTCACTGTAAGTGTGTGGACCCGTGGCTCACCCAGACCAAGAAGACCTGCCCCGTGTGCAAGCAGCGTGTGATACGCACCGCGGAGGACTCGGAGTCCGATTCGGGATCCGAGGGGGGTGAGTCGGAGCGCACCCCCCTGCTGGGGCCCCCCTCCCCGGCCAGCACATCCCAGGCGCAGGGCCAGGCCTTCGGGTCGATGGGCGAGTCAGCGAGCCTGGCCGCCCCGGTGGAGAGCTACTACACCTTCGAGAACGAGGAGCAGGACTCGGAGTCGGAGGGGAGTCTCAGCGAAGCCCCCCTGCTGTCCGCGGAGCAGCCCACAGTCCAGGCACACTCTGCAGCCACGGGGCCGGTCCGAGTCTAG